One genomic segment of Hordeum vulgare subsp. vulgare chromosome 2H, MorexV3_pseudomolecules_assembly, whole genome shotgun sequence includes these proteins:
- the LOC123425661 gene encoding uncharacterized protein LOC123425661, whose protein sequence is MHLSPSPLEQRSRVQQARPRLTGDVLRLLHRAAAAVRGAVGSAFVVGGGVPLLPRPSAAVQDATGGKGHNARCGGGETAEACSCGAGVRQCQDRYGVEGTCVKAARSSNFGRAAAWASLLSSCSLMPTPPSSRCWKCTSPSHALNPLPRESHLRAIWMMHMNRMALPSPLH, encoded by the exons ATGCACCTATCGCCATCGCCCCTCGAGCAGCGGAGCAGGGTGCAGCAGGCTCGACCTAGGTTGACCGGCGACGTGCTACGTCTCCTCCATCGAGCAGCGGCGGCGGTGCGGGGCGCAGTCGGTTCGGCCTTCGTTGTTGGCGGCGGGGTCCCTCTCCTCCCTCGACCATCTGCGGCAGTGCAGGATGCAACAGGCGGCAAGGGACACAACGCTAGGTGCGGCGGCGGCGAAACTGCGGAAGCCTGCTCTTGTGGTGCGGGCGTGCGACAATGCCAAGACAGATACGGGGTGGAGGGCACGTGCGTGAAGGCGGCACGTTCCTCCAACTTCGGACGTGCCGCGGCATGGGCGTCCCTGCTGTCGTCGTGCTCCCTGATGCCAACTCCACCTTCCTCCCGCTGCTGGAAATGCACATCACCATCCCATGCCCTCAACCCGCTGCCTAGAGAAAG CCATCTGAGAGCAATATGGATGATGCACATGAACAGAATGGCACTTCCATCTCCACTGCACTGA